A genomic region of Miscanthus floridulus cultivar M001 chromosome 3, ASM1932011v1, whole genome shotgun sequence contains the following coding sequences:
- the LOC136546613 gene encoding UDP-glucosyltransferase UGT13248-like, whose amino-acid sequence MAERNPEHSIHVVLLPNPSQGHINPILQFGKRLAAHRGVRCTLAVTRFVLGQSGEPPPGGAVHIAAISDDCDRGGFGEAGGIEAYTARLESAGSETVGELLRSEAEQGRPVRALVYDAFLPWAQRVGRRHGTACAAFFTQPCAVDVAYGHAWAGRVEPPLALGGQEPLDLPGLPAGLRPGDLPTFLTDPDDRGYLDLLVNQFAGLDTADHVLVNSFYELQPQESDYMASTWRAKTVGPAVPSAYLDNRLPDDTSYGFHIFTPLTETTKAWLDARPARSVVYASFGSIAKPDAAQMSEMAEGLYSCGKAFLWVVRASESSKLPENFTDKTKERGLVVTWSPQLEVLAHPAVGCFVTHCGWNSTMEGLGAGVPMVAMPQWSDQTMNAKYIEDVWRVGVRVRPDEKGVVRKEELEKRVREVMEGERSSEYIRNAADWKEKAKRAMSEGGSSDKNIVEFLGKFGLKS is encoded by the exons ATGGCAGAGCGAAATCCAGAGCACAGCATCCACGTTGTCTTGCTCCCGAACCCGAGCCAAGGCCACATCAACCCGATCCTCCAGTTCGGCAAGCGCCTCGCCGCGCACCGCGGCGTCCGGTGCACTCTCGCCGTGACCCGGTTCGTGCTAGGCCAGAGCGGCGAGCCGCCCCCGGGAGGCGCCGTCCACATCGCCGCCATCTCCGACGACTGCGACCGCGGCGGCTTCGGCGAGGCCGGCGGGATCGAGGCGTACACGGCCCGGCTGGAGTCGGCCGGGTCGGAGACCGTGGGCGAGCTCCTCCGGTCCGAGGCGGAGCAGGGGCGGCCGGTGCGCGCGCTGGTGTACGACGCGTTCCTGCCGTGGGCGCAGCGGGTGGGGCGGCGGCACGGCACCGCGTGCGCGGCGTTCTTCACGCAGCCGTGCGCGGTGGACGTGGCGTACGGGCACGCCTGGGCCGGGCGGGTGGAGCCGCCGCTCGCGCTTGGTGGACAGGAGCCGCTCGACCTGCCCGGGCTCCCGGCCGGGCTCAGGCCAGGCGATCTGCCGACGTTCTTGACCGATCCGGACGATCGCGGGTACCTGGACCTGCTGGTGAACCAGTTCGCCGGCCTGGACACGGCCGACCATGTCTTGGTCAACTCGTTCTATGAGCTGCAGCCTCAG GAATCGGACTACATGGCGTCCACCTGGAGAGCCAAGACGGTGGGTCCAGCGGTCCCGTCGGCGTACCTCGACAACCGGTTGCCGGACGACACATCCTACGGCTTCCACATCTTCACACCTCTGACGGAGACGACGAAGGCCTGGCTGGACGCTCGGCCGGCGCGCTCGGTCGTGTACGCCTCGTTCGGCAGCATCGCCAAACCAGACGCGGCTCAGATGTCCGAGATGGCGGAGGGGCTGTACAGCTGCGGCAAGGCCTTCCTATGGGTTGTCAGGGCCTCGGAGAGCTCAAAGTTACCTGAAAACTTCACCGACAAGACCAAGGAGAGGGGCCTCGTCGTGACATGGAGCCCTCAGCTTGAGGTGCTGGCGCACCCGGCTGTCGGGTGCTTCGTGACACATTGCGGGTGGAACTCGACGATGGAGGGATTGGGCGCCGGTGTGCCGATGGTGGCGATGCCGCAATGGTCGGACCAGACCATGAACGCCAAGTACATCGAGGACGTGTGGCGAGTAGGCGTGCGAGTGCGCCCGGACGAGAAAGGTGTGGTGAGGAAGGAGGAGCTTGAGAAGCGTGTGAGGGAGGTGATGGAAGGTGAGAGGAGCTCGGAGTACATCCGAAACGCTGCCGATTGGAAGGAGAAGGCCAAGAGGGCCATGAGCGAAGGCGGCAGCTCCGACAAAAACATCGTAGAGTTCCTTGGCAAATTTGGACTGAAAAGCTAA